A window from Anaerolineae bacterium encodes these proteins:
- the uvrB gene encoding excinuclease ABC subunit UvrB encodes MAGFKLVSDFQPTGDQPQAIEKLVEGIRKGYKHQTLLGATGTGKTYVMAQVIARVNRPTLVIAHNKTLAAQLYAEFREFFPHNAVEYFVSYYDYYQPEAYVPQTDTYIEKDASINEEIDRLRLAATSALMSRRDVLIVASVSCIYSLGDPQEYGRGVLQIRRGETRRREKLLRHLVDIFYERNEYYLAPGKFRVRGDTIEVQPAYEDIAYRIELWGDEVERITEIDPLTGEILGNPDQIEIFPAKHFVTPQDKLQEALEEIEQELEQRLAELRAQGKLLEAQRLEQRTRYDLEMLREVGYCHGIENYSRPLSRRPPGSRPWTLLDYFPDDFLTIIDESHMTIPQLHGMYHGDRSRKQTLVDYGFRLPSALDNRPLTFEEFEESVGQVIYASATPGPYEREHSQQIVEQIIRPTGLVDPQVIVKPTKGQVDDLVEEIKKRVAVGERVLVTTLTKRMAEDLSAYLAELGIKVHYLHSEIHTIERVDILRKLRQGYYDVVVGINLLREGLDLPEVSLVAILDADKEGFLRSEQALIQTIGRAARHVHGTAIMYADTITESMRRAIEETERRRAIQMRYNEEHGIVPTSIVKEIRDLTERVRMVAEERPAYGVRPETMPQEELRHWIAQLEGQMKEAAANLEFEKAAMLRDQILELRQQLDALDERPEWERYRQRRVREPAR; translated from the coding sequence ATGGCCGGCTTCAAACTGGTCTCAGACTTCCAACCTACCGGCGATCAACCCCAGGCCATCGAAAAGCTGGTCGAGGGGATTCGCAAAGGGTATAAGCATCAGACCCTGCTGGGCGCCACCGGCACGGGCAAGACCTACGTCATGGCCCAGGTCATCGCGCGCGTCAACCGCCCGACGCTGGTCATCGCCCACAACAAGACCCTGGCCGCTCAGCTCTATGCGGAGTTTCGCGAGTTCTTCCCGCATAACGCCGTCGAATACTTCGTCAGCTACTACGACTACTATCAGCCCGAGGCCTACGTGCCGCAGACCGATACGTACATCGAGAAAGATGCTTCCATCAACGAGGAGATTGACCGCTTGCGGCTGGCGGCGACCTCGGCGCTGATGAGCCGGCGTGATGTGCTCATCGTCGCCTCCGTCTCCTGCATCTACAGCCTGGGAGACCCCCAGGAGTACGGCCGCGGGGTACTGCAGATCCGCCGCGGCGAAACGCGCCGGCGCGAGAAGCTCCTGCGCCACCTGGTGGATATCTTCTACGAACGCAATGAATACTACCTGGCGCCCGGTAAATTCCGCGTGCGCGGCGATACCATCGAGGTCCAGCCGGCCTACGAGGATATCGCCTACCGCATCGAGCTGTGGGGCGATGAGGTGGAACGCATCACCGAGATTGACCCGCTGACAGGCGAGATCCTCGGCAATCCCGATCAGATCGAGATATTCCCGGCCAAACACTTCGTCACCCCACAGGACAAACTGCAGGAAGCGTTGGAAGAAATCGAACAGGAACTGGAACAGCGGCTGGCGGAACTGCGCGCCCAGGGCAAATTACTGGAGGCACAGCGCCTGGAACAGCGCACCCGCTATGACCTGGAGATGCTGCGCGAGGTGGGCTACTGCCACGGTATCGAGAACTATTCCCGTCCGCTCAGCCGGCGTCCCCCTGGAAGCCGGCCGTGGACCCTGCTCGATTATTTCCCGGATGACTTCCTGACCATCATCGACGAATCGCATATGACCATCCCCCAGCTCCATGGGATGTATCACGGCGACCGCTCGCGCAAGCAGACCTTGGTGGACTACGGCTTTCGTCTGCCCTCGGCGCTGGATAACCGGCCGCTTACCTTCGAGGAATTCGAGGAGAGCGTCGGCCAGGTCATCTATGCCTCCGCCACGCCGGGGCCGTATGAGCGCGAGCACTCCCAGCAGATCGTCGAACAGATCATCCGCCCCACCGGCCTGGTGGACCCTCAGGTCATCGTCAAGCCCACCAAAGGCCAGGTGGACGACCTGGTGGAGGAAATCAAGAAGCGGGTAGCCGTCGGCGAGCGCGTGCTGGTCACCACCCTGACCAAGCGCATGGCCGAGGACCTTTCCGCCTATCTGGCAGAGCTGGGCATCAAAGTGCACTACCTGCATTCGGAGATCCATACCATCGAACGGGTGGACATCCTGCGCAAGCTCCGCCAGGGATATTACGATGTGGTGGTGGGCATCAACCTCTTGCGGGAAGGGCTGGACCTGCCGGAGGTCTCGCTGGTGGCCATCCTGGATGCCGATAAAGAGGGCTTCCTGCGCTCCGAGCAGGCCCTCATCCAGACCATCGGACGGGCCGCCCGGCATGTCCACGGCACCGCCATCATGTACGCCGACACCATCACTGAATCCATGCGGCGGGCCATCGAGGAAACGGAGCGCCGGCGCGCCATCCAAATGCGCTATAACGAGGAACACGGCATCGTCCCTACCAGCATCGTCAAGGAGATACGTGACCTCACCGAGCGCGTGCGCATGGTGGCGGAGGAGCGGCCGGCCTACGGCGTGCGGCCCGAAACCATGCCGCAGGAGGAGCTGAGGCACTGGATCGCCCAGCTCGAAGGGCAAATGAAGGAAGCCGCCGCCAATCTGGAGTTCGAGAAGGCCGCCATGCTGCGCGACCAGATCCTGGAACTGCGCCAACAGCTCGACGCCCTGGACGAGCGCCCGGAATGGGAGCGCTACCGTCAACGGCGTGTGCGAGAGCCGGCCCGATGA